A genomic window from Triticum urartu cultivar G1812 chromosome 7, Tu2.1, whole genome shotgun sequence includes:
- the LOC125518367 gene encoding WAT1-related protein At5g64700-like: protein MDIGADREKPAAGWEWRTPASMVLVQLFITGMILLSKLSISGGIFIFALLAYRRLFGAAVILPLALIYERGKWKEMGWHATGWIFLNAFIGYAVPMSFYCYGLSDTTPSYAVIFMNLIPLATFILSLVFRMETLRIWSVVGSLKIAAILFSVGGTMLISLYKGKVLHLWDPILKIHPKEQTAEGAGNQLRGTIFLVGSSFAHACWYLIQSKVLKVYPYKYCSSMVTCLVGGFETALVGIILNTDKNAWKLGWNLDLVTILYSGALATAGKYCLNSWAVAKRGPTYPPMFNPLSVVFTILLDSIIIGNEITVGSLLGTTMVLVGLYTFLWAKSKEVRDK, encoded by the exons ATGGACATCGGCGCGGATAGGGAGAAGCCGGCGGCGGGGTGGGAGTGGAGGACGCCGGCGTCGATGGTGCTGGTGCAGCTGTTCATCACGGGGATGATCCTGCTCTCCAAGCTGTCCATCAGCGGCGGCATCTTCATCTTCGCGCTCCTGGCCTACCGCAGGCTCTTCGGCGCCGCCGTCATCCTCCCCTTGGCGCTCATCTACGAAAG GGGCAAGTGGAAGGAGATGGGCTGGCACGCCACGGGATGGATCTTCCTCAACGCCTTTATTGG GTACGCAGTGCCGATGAGCTTCTACTGCTATGGCCTCAGTGACACAACACCATCTTACGCCGTCATCTTTATGAACCTAATTCCGCTGGCCACCTTCATCCTGTCGCTCGTCTTCAG AATGGAGACATTGCGAATCTGGAGTGTGGTCGGATCACTGAAGATTGCAGCCATTCTGTTCTCTGTTGGAGGCACAATGCTCATCAGCCTTTACAAGGGCAAGGTGTTGCATCTCTGGGATCCCATCCTGAAGATCCACCCCAAGGAACAAACAGCTGAGGGTGCAGGCAATCAACTAAGAGGGACAATATTCTTGGTAGGCAGCAGCTTCGCACATGCTTGCTGGTACCTGATCCAG TCAAAGGTTCTCAAGGTATATCCATACAAGTATTGCTCATCCATGGTGACATGCTTGGTTGGAGGATTCGAAACAGCACTAGTTGGAATAATATTGAATACAGACAAGAACGCATGGAAGCTAGGATGGAATCTCGACCTTGTGACTATCTTGTACTCG GGGGCACTTGCAACAGCAGGGAAATATTGCCTGAACTCATGGGCTGTTGCCAAGCGAGGCCCAACATATCCTCCGATGTTCAACCCATTGTCTGTGGTATTCACAATTTTGCTGGACTCCATCATCATAGGCAATGAAATTACAGTTGGAAG CCTGCTCGGTACAACAATGGTGCTTGTCGGGCTTTACACTTTCCTATGGGCAAAATCAAAAGAAGTACGTGACAAATAG
- the LOC125518368 gene encoding WAT1-related protein At5g64700-like: protein MDIKADIKVDIKAEPKAAETKKVAGWEWKAPASMVLVQLFITGMILLSKVSIGGGMFIFALLAYRSLFGAAFILPLALIFEKGKWREMGWHATGWIFLNAFIGYAVPMSLYYYGLRDTTPAYAVIFLNIIPLVTFILSLVFRMETLQIWSIAGSLKVVGVVLSVGGTMLISLYKGKTLHLWKPILHHMGQNTTEVAGNHLRGTIFLVGSSITLACWYLIQSKVMKVYPYKYWSSMVTCLVGGFQTALVGIILSRDKSAWKLGWDLNLLTIFYSGALATAGKYSLNSWVVAKRGPAYPPMFSPLSVVFTVLLDSIFIGDEITTGSLFGTTVVIAGLYIFLSAKSKEVRDK from the exons ATGGACATCAAGGCGGACATCAAGGTGGACATCAAGGCGGAGCCCAAGGCggcagagacgaagaaggtggcGGGGTGGGAGTGGAAGGCCCCGGCGTCCATGGTGCTGGTGCAGCTCTTCATCACGGGGATGATCCTGCTGTCCAAGGTGTCCATCGGCGGCGGCATGTTCATATTCGCCCTCCTCGCGTACCGCAGCCTCTTCGGCGCCGCCTTCATCCTCCCCTTGGCGCTCATCTTCGAAAA GGGCAAGTGGAGGGAGATGGGTTGGCACGCAACGGGATGGATCTTTCTCAACGCCTTCATCGG GTACGCAGTGCCAATGAGCCTATACTACTATGGTCTCCGTGATACAACGCCAGCTTATGCCGTCATCTTTTTGAACATAATTCCACTGGTCACGTTCATTCTCTCGCTCGTCTTCAG AATGGAGACATTGCAAATCTGGAGCATAGCTGGATCACTAAAGGTCGTAGGCGTTGTGCTCTCGGTTGGAGGTACAATGCTCATTAGCCTTTACAAGGGCAAGACACTGCATCTTTGGAAACCTATTCTGCACCACATGGGGCAAAACACGACAGAGGTTGCAGGCAATCATCTAAGAGGAACAATATTCTTGGTAGGCAGCAGCATCACACTTGCTTGCTGGTACCTGATTCAG TCAAAGGTTATGAAGGTGTATCCATACAAATATTGGTCGTCCATGGTGACATGCTTGGTTGGAGGATTTCAAACAGCACTAGTTGGAATAATATTGAGTAGGGACAAGAGCGCATGGAAGCTAGGATGGGATCTCAACCTTCTGACCATCTTCTACTCC GGGGCACTTGCAACGGCGGGGAAGTATAGCTTGAACTCATGGGTTGTGGCCAAGCGAGGCCCAGCATATCCTCCAATGTTCAGCCCATTGTCAGTGGTATTCACTGTTTTGTTGGACTCCATCTTTATAGGCGACGAGATTACGACAGGAAG TTTGTTCGGCACAACAGTGGTGATTGCTGGGCTCTACATTTTCCTATCGGCAAAATCAAAAGAAGTGCGGGACAAATAG